From Paenibacillus graminis, a single genomic window includes:
- the panD gene encoding aspartate 1-decarboxylase, whose protein sequence is MFRHMMKSKIHRATVTEANLNYVGSITIDEDLMEAADLLENEKVQIVDNNNGSRLETYVIPGPRGSGVICLNGAAARLVQPGDTVIIISYAMMSSEELAAHKPTVVFVDADNKPVKLADHELHATIA, encoded by the coding sequence TTGTTTAGACATATGATGAAATCCAAAATCCACCGTGCCACCGTAACGGAAGCCAACCTGAATTACGTGGGCAGCATTACCATTGATGAGGATCTGATGGAAGCCGCTGACCTGCTGGAAAATGAAAAAGTGCAGATAGTCGACAACAATAACGGTTCCCGTCTCGAAACCTATGTCATTCCCGGACCGCGCGGCAGCGGCGTCATCTGCCTGAACGGTGCTGCCGCCCGGCTGGTTCAGCCCGGGGATACTGTGATTATCATCTCCTACGCCATGATGTCCTCCGAAGAGCTGGCTGCCCATAAGCCAACGGTTGTATTCGTGGACGCAGATAACAAACCGGTCAAGCTGGCGGACCATGAGCTGCATGCCACAATTGCCTGA